Below is a window of Malus domestica chromosome 13, GDT2T_hap1 DNA.
GGTACTACGTCACATATCATCCTCGTTACTGGGGTCGCTGCAACAAGGGAATGGAAAGGGATCATTTCCTCAGCTTTCCGTGGTGTGTTTTCGACAAGCTGATCCAGATCAAGAGGGAGAAAACAAGTACGAGGAATTCTTTTCATATGTCCGATCAAAGCGGCGTCATGCTTGACAAATTCCGAAGCATGCGTTTTCTGCTGTGATTATGATTTGtaatttgttatgttttttttaagctgttAAAGTTCATGTAAGTACGGCTATCAAGGGTGCTACTTCCCTTGTCATTTGCCTCGGTTTATTTTAGTTACTTTCTGACTGATTGTAAAATTACATTGTCATTAGCATTTCTAAATTTTCATCTACATTTGTTATTCGCAATCGTGTAAACATTGTAAGCTTCCTTTTTGCTGAGTCGAATTCATTCAACTCTCGAAATTTTTCAAGCGCTCAACTCTTGCAGATCTTTTTTCGGTTTCCAGTTGAAGTAATGTAAGTTTGCAGATGTTAATATGGATCATTTATTCGCTGTCCATTTCCTCAGAGTAACAATGATGTCAAGTTAACTGCTTCTTGTATACGAGTTCCTGTCATGCGAGCACATGCTGAGAGTATAAATCTTCACTGAAGTGTTGCATGCTCTTGCGATTTTTGGCTATCCTTGCTTTTCGGTAAATTGGAGCTAAATTTTGACGGCAAATACATGGGAAGATTCGGCCCAGGATTGGCCCATTTGGTTCAAAGTGGAATTTGGCTCGTTTGTGTTGCGACGTAGAATCCATTTTTAAATCCAAGTCCGATCATTATCTTTATTGATTGAACGAGTTTAGAATACCATTTTACGTATAAAATATACATGTCATGTGCTTATATACTTCAACAATACATCTATAATTTCAACTAGCACTATTGTATATCAGTATTTTTTGCAACGTGTAAGTAAGATATTTCGTGCTTGGACACAGTCACACAGCCATGATACCTAATTATCATAATTGTATTAGAACGCATCAATATTGCTCGTCTAGTGGGGAGCTGCACACAGAATTGCTCCTTGGAAGTCCTTGCTGGGGAAGTTCAGCATGTCGTCTTTTATTGAGGTCACCTCATGGAGTCAATCTCTCACTTCAATATGggccaaaaagaaaaagcatagttcacccaaaaaaaaaaaaaaaacaagtatcCACCACCACTCCCTGCGGTTCACAAGACTAAATGTTAGTCAAAAATACAGAATTTAAAGGGTAAAAGAAAAGTAGAGTTGATTCTCAACTAACTATAGTAATTTTTATCTACCATTAAAGAGGGAAAAAAGATGTAGTTTCCTAATAGAATACTTCATTGGTTTCGAGCTAGCTAGGGTTCAGCCATCATGTCCACCACCGCCGAGTCAAAATCCAGGTGCTGCATTTAAATAAGTAATTTGGAGGAGCGAGTGAGCGATAGAGCTTTGTACGATAAATTAATTCAGGCAAGGAGGGTGGTAGACAAGCACATTTCTTGGGACAAAGAAACCGAACGACCTAAGGGTTATGCATTTGCTGAATACGAGTCCGAGGAGATTGCTGAGTATGTTTTTAGGCTCTTCGTTGATCTTGTCACTCTTTAAAATCGGACACTCAAGTTTTCCCATCTCAGGCCAACACAAGCAGCCCTTGCATAACAATATCAATAATACTATTTCTATGGTGACGACACCCACATCTAGTTTTCCTCACAAACACTACGGAGGTTCTCTCCCCCTGGTAGTCGCTCTAGGTCACGCCATTGCAATATGAGCACCCTAATTAATACTTAGGAGttattcttgttaattttaatttttcatgattaatattcttcaattcattctatCGACGAacgaaaattagaaaaatttgtaagaaaatAAAAGCGAGTGTGGGGCTAGCACTACCCAATAGAATATGATTGTGTTATAGTTCATGCTTGCTGGGGAAGTTCATTTTCTATCGTCTTCATGGAGTCAATCCACCACTCCAAAACATAGAAAAAGTATGCACAAGACGACAAGAATCATCACGTTGAGACCGGATCCTTGTGAACTACATTACTTACCTAGAAAGcaaaattaaacattaaaagtGAAATTGATTCTTATTTGATAAGCTTTTTCACTCCACCATTAGATAAAATCGACGGATGTTAACCTTTGGATTTTTATGAACGGTGGATGTTATGATGCTTGCACAGTATTACACCTATAAAAAACGCAGAGGATCCTGGTCCTGTAGGTTCCTTCGTGGCAATGGCCAATGGCATAGGTAACTCCAACGTCAGTTGCACACGTCATCATCATAATACTTTTTAAGGATATTAGCCTAAGAACAATCATTGCCGCTGATATGGAAGGAACAAGGAAGTAGTTAGTAGGGAGTGAGGACTGAGGATGTGAGATTGACTAGGGATTGACAACCAACAGTAAGTCTCTCTCTTCTGCTTCGATCCAACTTCCAGCTTTACTTTTTTGGTAAAGTTGGTATTTTACTCTGATCAGACTTGAGACTTACGGTATACTTCTCCACTCTCTTCTGGTTCCGTTGCTTTTCGTTTGGATTTTCTCTGATCGCTTTGTTTCCTTCCTGCATCCATTGGAACAATGTGAGTTAATTTTCTCTGATCGCTTTTGTTTGATCAAGTTTTTATGcagctaatattttttttcctgtgTAATTTTCTCCTTGGGTTTCTGCCTCTGATAAATCTGTGTCCTTTACTCTTCCTGCATCAATGGGACATTCATTGGGGTATTTGTCCAGTTTTATTTTGTTctgaatttttataattttggatGTATTGGTTATTTTATGCTTAGTTTTATTCAGTGAAAAATCTTTACTTTTGCTCTCAACTGCAATTACATAACAAAAGGCCTCTCTTTTTTTGGTTGTTTTGCCTCTTTTTTGTATAGCAGAATTATCATCTTGTTCTTTCTGATTGTTGATCCTCTAAAAAATGATCATATACTTGTTAGGTTGTtacatgttttacttttgggtGGCTTTGGGTTATGAGGTTCATATTTGTTCTTAGCTTAATTTTTCTTGGATTCAGCCAGACTTTCTGGTTCTTAGGGCTCATTTGGTACTGCTTTTAAAATAGCTGAGAGCGTTTTTTGCGAAAAAATGTTTCTGGGACCAATCTTTAATAAAAGTGCAAGTGAATCatggaaaaacacttaaactTCTCGTAGGAAGCagtttaagtgcttttggaagcGAAAAACATTTGCCCCAAATgcgcttttagtcattttaaaaacagttCCAAATGAGACCTTAATTTCAGAAGTCAATATAACCATACTGGTACATTTTACTCATATGGGATTGTTTGGCAGCATAATGCAGTGAATAAATTCACATGATAAGAGATGAGTAGGACGATAAGGTTGTATGGATTCCCTTCGGGTGTGACTGCAGAAGCAGTTGTTCGATTGCTGGAGAACGAAACAGGAAGCGGATCTGTCTATGCTGTGAGGTTAAGAAAAGCCAAAGATGGGAGAAGATATTATGCTATTGTTCAGTTTGACACAACCAGAAATGCTGAATTTATTCACGACATGGCCAATGCTAAAAACTTGTACTATGGCGCTTCCTATCTGCAATCTTGGGAGGTGGCTCATGATATTGTACCAAATCCAAGAGTCTCTTTGCATACCTTTGAAAACATAAAGCTGGATTTTGGCTGCAAGATCGCAACAAATAAGCTATTTAGTTTCTGGAATATGAACAATGTTTCAGTGGATTTTGGGATTGGATTGCGGAAACTCGTTTGTCGTCTGAAATATGACGCTCTGGAGTATATGCTCGAACTTTCCTATGAAAACATCTGGCAGATTGAGTTGCATCGTACACGCGGTCGTGCTGCTAAGCATCTTCTGATTCAGGTTACTCACCTATTTTTAATCAGCAGTTAAATTCAAATGATTTTCTTCTCCTAATCCTTGTTCTGTTTACGATTGAATAATTTTACATCATCTACATGGTGCATTTGCTTCTAAATATGTGtgaccttttattttgtccttatcgttaaaactcaaagttttcaaaccattttcattagtttttctttgaaATAACCCCTTTATCACTTAAAGGATGACATTACAGATTCGTTTCACTGTTGTCAAAGCATGTTTTGGTCCTCATTGCCATGTATTTGAATCATTTCATGCTGGCTACTGCGGTTGGCGAAAAATTATATGTTCTCTTTTATGAATTAGTAATCTTGAAAAGTTTGATGAATTTGTCTCCAATTATCAGATGCACGGAGCACCTCGGATTTCTAAGAAAGTCATACGCTCTTCAGGACAAGCATATGAAGATCGTATTCTGAACTATTTCATGGACTGTGATGACCGGTGGGTCCGGACAACTGATTTCACTCCATCTCGTGCTATTGGGCAGTCTTTTGCATTAAGCTTGGAGCTTCCTCGTAGTCTCAAACTTCCAGATTTTCGAGAAAACTTTCCTGGGTATGAAGAGATTGAAGGTAACCTTGTCTTGGAGATTGGTCCCCCTTATTCTTGCAACCCGAGTCTGGGTCCTATGGTTTTTCCTCCTCGAGGGGTTAATGTGCCATATGATATCTTGTTTAAAGTACATTCTCTGCTTCAGCTTGGGTGTCTTTCAGGGCCAACACTCGATGTTAAATTTTATAAGATGGTTGATCCCCTCAGAATTGATCGTGCATGTATAGAGTATGCCCTAGATAAATTATATAATTTGAAAGAGACCTGCTATAAACCTTCAGAGTGGCTTTATGAGCAGTACATGAAGTACCTCACGTCAAAGAGACGTCCACAGTCATCTGTCATATCCTTAGATTCTGGGTTGGTATATGTACGCAGGGTCCAAATTACACCATGTCGTGTATTTTCTTCTGGTCCTGAGGTCAATGTCTCAAATCGTGTACTACGCAATTATCCAGATGATATTGATAACTTCATTCGTGTTTCCTTTGTTGACGAGGAGATGGATCGAGTTTATTCTGCGGATTTGCTTCCACGTACTTCTGCTGCCTATGAGGATGGGAAAACTGACATCTACAAGCGGATTCTTTTTATTCTCAGAAACGGCATAGTAATTGGTGCAAAGAAATTCGAGTTTCTCGCCTTCTCATCTAGTCAATTGCGAGAGAATTCTATGTGGATGTTTGCTTCAAGACAGGGACTTACTGCAGCTGATATAAGAGAGTGGATGGGGGATTTTCGTCGCATAAAAAATGTGGCAAAATATGCTGCCAGATTGGGTCAATCCTTTGGTTCGTCCACTGAAACTTTAAATGTTAGAAAACATGAAATGGAAGTTATTCCCGAtgtaaaaaacaataaatacGTCTTCTCCGATGGGATTGGGAAAATATCTGCCAAGTTTGCTAAGAAGGTGGCCTCAAAATGTGGCTTTAATGGGACTCCATCTGCCTTTCAGATTCGATATGGTGGGTACAAAGGTGTCGTGGCCGTTGATCCAACTTCATCAATGAAATTATCATTGAGGAGGAGCATGTCCAAGTATGAATCAGAAAACACAAAGTTAGATGTTTTAGCATGTAGCAAGATTCAACCTTGTTTTCTGAACCGCCAGTTGATAACTCTTTTATCGACCCTTGGGGTTCCAGATCATGTTTTCAAGAAAAAACAAAGGGCAGCTGTACAACAATTGAATGCTATATTGACTGACCCACTAAAAGCACGAGAGGCTCTGGATTTGATGTCTCCAGGGGAGACTACCAACTGCTTGAAGGAATTGCTTATATGTGGTTATAAACCTGATGTTGAACCATTCATTTCAATGATGCTGCAAACATTTCGGGCATCAAAGTTGCTAGAGTTGCGGACGAAAACAAGGATCTTTATTCCAGATGGACGAGCAATGATGGGATGTCTAGATGAAACCAGAACATTGGAACATGGTGAGGTGTTTGTGCAGTTCTCTGGTAACAGGCATACTGTAAGTGCATCAAACCAGCAATTCATTATTGTGGGGAAGGTAGTTGTTGCGAAGAACCCTTGTTTGCATCCTGGCGATGTACGTGTTTTAAAGGCTGTGGATGTGCCAGGGTTGTACCATATGGTTGATTGTGTCGTTTTTCCACAAAAAGGACCTAGGTAAGAATGTGTAATGCATCATGAGGTCGTGAATCTAGTCCAAAATATCCATTCTGTGTCTTTATGTGTTTGCAGTAGATTGTTTAATGTAAAAATCAAGAACACTGATTtcgattgaaaaaataaatatcatCACATCTTCCAGTTAACATGCATATAACCATTATGTACTTGAGTCCATGGAATGCAATTTCTGCGGATATCTTTTCTGCTGGAGATAAACCAGTACGGCTTTGCAGTTTATTTGTACAAACATTTGTTTCAAAATTTGGACATGGTTTCCTCTGTAGATGCTACTTCTTAGAAATTCTTAAGTTACTTACAAAGTTCTACTTTTCCTTGGTTTTTCTGCATAATCGAGTACAAAAACTTTCTGATAAACATTACTTAATGATTGAaatattgtttatatttgttagGCCTCATCCAAATGAATGTTCAGGAAGTGATCTTGATGGAGATATCTACTATGTTTGTTGGGACAAAGAACTAATTCCTCGGAAGCAAATCAAACCCATGGATTATACCCCAGCACCAACTATAGAATTGGATCATGATGTCACAATTGAGGTAATACTCTTCAATAAGCAACCTACTAAGCAGCATCGCCCGGGGGGCTACCTGCCTTTGCTAACTTTTCATGTTGAGAATTGActtgaattttaaaattcaagtaCTAAATACGAAATTCTTGAGTTATCATCATATCATGTTGCTGTACAAAACTTGGAATTTCTTCAATAAGTAatttagagttttttttttcacactgtAATTAAGATAGCCAATCCAAATTTTGACTCTCTGTTGCTGGTACATCGTAGTATAGTACTGAACATAATACTTCTTCTAGTGGTGTTTTTCGAGTATTGAATTTGATCGTTTCTCTTGACCCACAAAAGGAAAAACTGTCTTGATGATAGCTTTGatgttcttttgttttgtttgactTTGATGTTTGCTTGAAGGGGaaacttaattttaatttattttgatgTATTTGCACTTCAGCGAACACTTCGATTCACTTTCCATTTCTTTTGTCTCATGCCATGCAAGGCAGTTTTCGTGAGAAACAAAACCCAGTATACTTGATCTTCATTCTCTTTTGGTGCAGGAAGTTGAAGAATATTTTGTGAACTACATGGTCAATGATAGCTTGGGCATAATTGCCAATGCCCACACTGTGTTTGCAGACAAAGATCCCTTAAAAGCAATGAGCAAAGAATGTATAGAGCTTGCAAAGCTATTTTCAATTGCCGTTGACTTTCCAAAAACTGGTGTGCCGGCTGTAATACCTCCACAGTTATACGCCAAGGAATATCCAGATTTCATGGAAAAACTTGACAAACCCACCTATCAGTCATCCAATGTAATTGGAGCTCTTTTTCGTGAGGTGAAGGACATTGCGCCTCATGAAGGCTCTATCACATCCTTCACTCGTCGAGTGGCGAAGCAGTCATACGACcctgacatggaagttgatggcT
It encodes the following:
- the LOC103430640 gene encoding RNA-dependent RNA polymerase 1-like isoform X1 — its product is MSRTIRLYGFPSGVTAEAVVRLLENETGSGSVYAVRLRKAKDGRRYYAIVQFDTTRNAEFIHDMANAKNLYYGASYLQSWEVAHDIVPNPRVSLHTFENIKLDFGCKIATNKLFSFWNMNNVSVDFGIGLRKLVCRLKYDALEYMLELSYENIWQIELHRTRGRAAKHLLIQMHGAPRISKKVIRSSGQAYEDRILNYFMDCDDRWVRTTDFTPSRAIGQSFALSLELPRSLKLPDFRENFPGYEEIEGNLVLEIGPPYSCNPSLGPMVFPPRGVNVPYDILFKVHSLLQLGCLSGPTLDVKFYKMVDPLRIDRACIEYALDKLYNLKETCYKPSEWLYEQYMKYLTSKRRPQSSVISLDSGLVYVRRVQITPCRVFSSGPEVNVSNRVLRNYPDDIDNFIRVSFVDEEMDRVYSADLLPRTSAAYEDGKTDIYKRILFILRNGIVIGAKKFEFLAFSSSQLRENSMWMFASRQGLTAADIREWMGDFRRIKNVAKYAARLGQSFGSSTETLNVRKHEMEVIPDVKNNKYVFSDGIGKISAKFAKKVASKCGFNGTPSAFQIRYGGYKGVVAVDPTSSMKLSLRRSMSKYESENTKLDVLACSKIQPCFLNRQLITLLSTLGVPDHVFKKKQRAAVQQLNAILTDPLKAREALDLMSPGETTNCLKELLICGYKPDVEPFISMMLQTFRASKLLELRTKTRIFIPDGRAMMGCLDETRTLEHGEVFVQFSGNRHTVSASNQQFIIVGKVVVAKNPCLHPGDVRVLKAVDVPGLYHMVDCVVFPQKGPRPHPNECSGSDLDGDIYYVCWDKELIPRKQIKPMDYTPAPTIELDHDVTIEEVEEYFVNYMVNDSLGIIANAHTVFADKDPLKAMSKECIELAKLFSIAVDFPKTGVPAVIPPQLYAKEYPDFMEKLDKPTYQSSNVIGALFREVKDIAPHEGSITSFTRRVAKQSYDPDMEVDGFEDYIEDAIYYKGNYDYKLGNLMEHYGIKTEAEILSGSVMRMSKSFTKRRDADSIRVAVRSLRKEASIEK
- the LOC103430640 gene encoding probable RNA-dependent RNA polymerase 1 isoform X2 — protein: MSRTIRLYGFPSGVTAEAVVRLLENETGSGSVYAVRLRKAKDGRRYYAIVQFDTTRNAEFIHDMANAKNLYYGASYLQSWEVAHDIVPNPRVSLHTFENIKLDFGCKIATNKLFSFWNMNNVSVDFGIGLRKLVCRLKYDALEYMLELSYENIWQIELHRTRGRAAKHLLIQMHGAPRISKKVIRSSGQAYEDRILNYFMDCDDRWVRTTDFTPSRAIGQSFALSLELPRSLKLPDFRENFPGYEEIEGNLVLEIGPPYSCNPSLGPMVFPPRGVNVPYDILFKVHSLLQLGCLSGPTLDVKFYKMVDPLRIDRACIEYALDKLYNLKETCYKPSEWLYEQYMKYLTSKRRPQSSVISLDSGLVYVRRVQITPCRVFSSGPEVNVSNRVLRNYPDDIDNFIRVSFVDEEMDRVYSADLLPRTSAAYEDGKTDIYKRILFILRNGIVIGAKKFEFLAFSSSQLRENSMWMFASRQGLTAADIREWMGDFRRIKNVAKYAARLGQSFGSSTETLNVRKHEMEVIPDVKNNKYVFSDGIGKISAKFAKKVASKCGFNGTPSAFQIRYGGYKGVVAVDPTSSMKLSLRRSMSKYESENTKLDVLACSKIQPCFLNRQLITLLSTLGVPDHVFKKKQRAAVQQLNAILTDPLKAREALDLMSPGETTNCLKELLICGYKPDVEPFISMMLQTFRASKLLELRTKTRIFIPDGRAMMGCLDETRTLEHGEVFVQFSGNRHTVSASNQQFIIVGKVVVAKNPCLHPGDVRVLKAVDVPGLYHMVDCVVFPQKGPRPHPNECSGSDLDGDIYYVCWDKELIPRKQIKPMDYTPAPTIELDHDVTIEEVEEYFVNYMVNDSLGIIANAHTVFADKDPLKAMSKECIELAKLFSIAVDFPKTGVPAVIPPQLYAKEYPDFMEKLDKPTYQSSNVIGALFREVKDIAPHEGSITSFTRRVAKQSYDPDMEVDGFEDYIEDAIYYKGNYDYKLGNLMEHYGIKTEAEILSGSVMRMSKSFTKRRDADSIRVAVRSLRKEATRAWFNEKGTGLDSGADDVYAKASAWYHVTYHPDYFGTYNEGMNRDHFISFPWCVYDKLVLIKKDKASIHMSSLGRQFWDGLHLS